From a single Silene latifolia isolate original U9 population chromosome 6, ASM4854445v1, whole genome shotgun sequence genomic region:
- the LOC141585923 gene encoding uncharacterized protein LOC141585923, which yields MCEFSVADGFFEINENLGEMIKYIANEPSVGLYYIQQHAQNAVPNVVKLNKNLVDKSNEVNFHTEDLEDSIAMSRTMKECGFPIIDEMIRDIKTTLTLVSSKPSVRGVVSQTTSSYQIGESSSWGAEIVNPGSYFSSVFKSAKEKAVNFTWSQQDPEPQVLPSVQADERPLSSQVENEIPEECNISADNNTQQLLSAEGNFDEFRDERKTLLEEWLTNPGTTVKSVT from the coding sequence ATGTGTGAGTTCTCTGTTGCTGACGGCTTTTTCGAGATTAATGAAAATTTGGGAGAGATGATTAAGTACATTGCCAATGAACCATCAGTAGGACTGTACTATATCCAACAGCATGCTCAGAATGCTGTGCCCAATGTTGTCAAGCTCAACAAGAATCTCGTGGACAAGTCAAATGAAGTGAATTTCCACACCGAAGATTTGGAAGATTCTATAGCTATGTCGAGGACGATGAAAGAATGTGGGTTCCCCATTATTGATGAAATGATTCGAGATATAAAGACAACCCTAACCCTAGTATCATCTAAACCATCCGTAAGAGGTGTGGTTTCACAGACAACTTCGAGCTATCAAATTGGTGAATCCAGCTCCTGGGGAGCGGAAATTGTGAATCCAGGAAGTTATTTTTCGAGTGTCTTCAAATCGGCCAAAGAAAAAGCAGTTAACTTTACGTGGTCACAACAAGATCCTGAACCGCAAGTATTGCCTTCAGTTCAGGCAGATGAACGGCCGTTATCTAGCCAGGTTGAAAATGAGATACCTGAAGAATGCAATATATCAGCAGATAATAATACCCAACAGTTACTGTCTGCAGAGGGTAATTTTGACGAATTCAGGGATGAAAGGAAAACCCTGCTAGAAGAGTGGCTTACAAATCCTGGTACTACTGTTAAATCAGTTACATGA
- the LOC141585913 gene encoding cyclin-T1-3-like, giving the protein MPVGHSSLHKELADELCTIGLQPATRSWYFTKDEIDNHSPSRKDGIDRVSESLMRKSFCSFLKDLSMKLRVSPVTAATAMMFCHRFYMRQSLAKNDWQTIATACMFLACKVEDNPHPLRDVVVVAYEIIYKWDPSASEKIRQREVYHKQKELILVAEHLLLVTIAFDMSIQHPFKPLVDALKRLKISNNDVAKAAWNLLNEWLRTTLCLQYKPHYIAAASLSVAAKLLNFKLPVQDGMAWWMQFDVSPKQLEEVTQQMLRYFKNDGKQKVAPSRTNGTKAAPKVECGTSQSTEYSVQSGLTDRSDIKEGAPMDCRVPEPSRINGTKAAHNVECGTSQTTEYSLQSGLTVGSDMKEDAPVNSRIPKPPSHKNSPSHTTKAYQVMSKEASEYQSSDCSEICSLMDNETAHTSSMKTQVDDASKLDVGRLRGAFEKAKRIKSAKNRVLQAEDEGNSDLFIERELEKGVELGYVAASKKRKVVLD; this is encoded by the exons ATGCCTGTTGGTCATTCTTCGCTTCACAAAGAACTTGCTGATGAACTCTGTACAATTGGTCTTCAACCGGCCACACGAAGTTGGTACTTTACCAAAGATGAGATAGACAATCATTCGCCATCTAGGAAGGATGGTATTGACCGTGTTAGTGAATCACTGATGCGGAAATCATTCTGCTCATTTCTTAAAGACCTTAGCATGAAACTTCGAGT GAGTCCCGTTACAGCAGCAACTGCAATGATGTTCTGCCATCGATTTTATATGCGCCAATCGCTTGCCAAGAATGATTGGCAG ACAATTGCAACTGCCTGCATGTTTCTTGCTTGCAAAGTGGAAGATAATCCACATCCATTGAGGGATGTTGTCGTGGTGGCGTAtgaaataatatacaaatgggatCCTTCTGCTTCTGAGAAAATCAGACAGCGG GAAGTTTACCATAAACAGAAGGAGCTAATTTTGGTCGCAGAGCATCTTCTACTGGTGACGATTGCTTTTGATATGAGTATCCAACACCCATTCAAACCCCTTGTTGATGCCCTGAAAAGACTCAAGATATCAAACAACGATGTGGCCAAGGCAGCTTGGAATCTTCTGAATGAATG GCTTCGAACGACATTATGCTTGCAGTATAAACCTCACTACATTGCAGCTGCTTCCTTGTCTGTTGCTGCAAAGCTTCTCAATTTCAAACTGCCTGTACAGGATGGAATGGCTTGGTGGATGCAGTTTGATGTATCACCTAAGCAACTTGAAG AGGTTACTCAGCAAATGCTCCGGTATTTCAAGAATGATGGAAAGCAGAAAGTAGCCCCATCACGCACCAACGGAACAAAGGCAGCTCCCAAAGTTGAGTGTGGAACAAGCCAGTCGACAGAATATAGCGTACAGAGCGGGTTAACAGATAGGTCAGACATAAAGGAAGGTGCTCCCATGGACTGTAGAGTCCCGGAACCATCTCGCATCAACGGAACCAAGGCGGCTCACAATGTTGAGTGTGGAACAAGCCAGACAACAGAATATAGCTTACAGAGCGGGTTAACAGTGGGGTCAGACATGAAGGAAGATGCTCCCGTGAACAGTAGAATTCCGAAACCTCCATCCCACAAGAATAGCCCGAGTCACACAACTAAAGCCTACCAAGTTATGTCAAAGGAAGCATCAGAGTATCAATCAAGTGACTGCAGTGAAATTTGTAGTCTTATGGACAATGAGACTGCTCATACAAGCTCTATGAAAACTCAAGTCGATGATGCTAGCAAACTTGATGTTGGCCGCCTTAGAGGGGCATTTGAGAAGGCAAAGCGTATAAAGTCTGCTAAAAATAGGGTTCTGCAAGCGGAAGATGAAGGAAACAGTGATCTGTTCATAGAGAGAGAACTGGAGAAAGGTGTAGAACTTGGATATGTTGCTGCGTCTAAGAAGCGAAAGGTGGTTTTAGATTGA